Proteins encoded in a region of the Candidatus Nanosynbacter sp. HMT-352 genome:
- the galE gene encoding UDP-glucose 4-epimerase GalE: MNILVTGGAGYIGSHTIIELLSSNHKVVVVDNLSNSSVESLRRVEEITSQSIPFHEFDLCDRQRLSELFKSEKIDAVIHFAGLKAVGESVEKALLYYKNNLESTLVLLDVMQEFDVKKLVFSSSATVYGDPARLPITEDMPLSATNPYGQTKLMIEQMLRDISATNQGWQFTSLRYFNPVGAHPSGRIGEDPSGIPNNLLPFVSQVAVGKREHLSVFGDDYDTPDGTGVRDYIHVVDLAKAHVAALENLGRPNEYKVYNIGTGRGTSVLELVKAFERASGRDVPYQVTPRRAGDVAVCYADPGLAERELGWRAELTIEDACRDAWNWQNNNPNGYNG; this comes from the coding sequence ATGAATATTCTTGTCACTGGTGGCGCTGGATATATCGGCAGTCACACAATCATCGAACTATTATCATCAAATCATAAAGTAGTGGTGGTCGATAACTTATCAAATTCATCCGTCGAGAGCCTGAGGCGAGTTGAAGAAATCACCAGTCAATCAATACCGTTTCATGAATTTGATTTGTGTGATCGTCAGCGACTATCAGAATTATTTAAGTCTGAGAAAATCGATGCGGTAATTCATTTTGCCGGATTGAAAGCTGTCGGTGAATCAGTTGAGAAGGCGCTTCTTTATTATAAGAATAATCTTGAAAGTACATTGGTCTTGCTTGATGTAATGCAGGAATTTGACGTAAAGAAATTGGTATTTTCTAGCTCGGCAACAGTTTATGGCGATCCAGCTCGATTACCAATTACCGAAGATATGCCGTTGTCTGCCACGAATCCATATGGCCAAACAAAGTTGATGATTGAGCAAATGCTTCGCGACATTTCAGCGACAAATCAGGGGTGGCAATTTACATCTCTCCGCTATTTTAATCCAGTCGGCGCGCATCCGAGTGGTCGTATTGGTGAAGATCCCTCAGGAATTCCGAATAATCTTCTGCCGTTTGTGTCGCAAGTCGCCGTCGGTAAGCGAGAGCATTTGAGTGTTTTTGGTGACGATTATGACACTCCAGATGGAACTGGTGTACGTGATTATATTCACGTGGTTGATTTGGCAAAGGCTCACGTGGCGGCTCTGGAGAATTTGGGTCGCCCGAACGAATATAAAGTCTATAATATCGGCACTGGTCGTGGTACTTCAGTTTTGGAATTAGTGAAGGCGTTTGAGAGGGCATCTGGTCGCGATGTTCCATATCAAGTTACGCCACGTCGAGCGGGTGACGTCGCGGTGTGCTATGCAGATCCAGGTTTGGCGGAAAGAGAACTAGGTTGGCGAGCAGAATTGACAATTGAAGATGCTTGCCGCGACGCTTGGAACTGGCAAAACAATAATCCAAACGGTTACAACG